One window of the Pyrus communis chromosome 17, drPyrComm1.1, whole genome shotgun sequence genome contains the following:
- the LOC137723212 gene encoding disease resistance protein RPV1-like, with product MDGIEANIPPRREKRHKQMDGIEANISPRREKRHKQMDGIEANIPPGQGKYDVFVSFRGEDTRRGITSHLHAALLQKKIETYIDYRLQKGEEIGPALLEAIEKSTHSVIIFSKNYASSTWYLDELVHTLECKERYGQKVIPVFYDINPSDVRKQHGSYADAFAQLEKRFKDSIDKVHKWRVALKAAADLSGFDYSNNHGTEADLIKNVVDQIWTNLNCESSCDLDGLVGIESRIQQIELRLGIDSKDACITIGIWGMGGIGKTTLAKTVFHKLSSKFEASCFLKNVREKSEQPDGLDCLQKKLLSDIFKGESLSIESTIVRRRLSRTKVLIVIDDVSSPMQMQRLAGDLQWYGTGSRIIITSRDKDTLRQIVEEENIYEVKVLKSDDALQLFCLHAFKNNTTRRTDYEELSKKIVDYARGVPLDLIVLGSLFFNCQSKEDWEDEFNKLKRFPRQDIQKVLRISYNRLEENEKQIFLDIACFHKGKEVNEVERMLHVRGFFAISGIRNLRDRSLISISDKWERKVIEMHDSLQEMGRTIVQEQCIEDPGKRSRLFTNEEIYRVLNSNMESPIVEAIFLKWHKSEERRPWNFKLMSNLRMLFVHNSQIIDVKPTASVDLPDSLRYLDWLGYPLESLPSKFSPENLVELHMPWSRVKKLWKEDQRLVNLQVLDLHGSIDLTEVPNLSGSLNIVDINLSGCGSLVEIPEMPGNIKYLDLSYTGIKELPQSVWSHEKISYLNISHCGDLEKLPSNMCKLKFSGSFNLDGCTSLAKFSELPRDITKLSLIHCQRLVSLPTNICKLKYLKELNLSGCFKLENFPKILEPMEHLESLNLSGTTVQELHSSIEFLHALKILDLHGCERLSSIPKSICKLKYLEKLDLSWCPKLENFPEILEPMEHLKSLNLSGTTIQELHSSIKFLHALKILDLHPCEGLSSIPKSICKLKYLEKLDLSRCPKLENFPEILEPMEHLKSLNLSGTTVQELHSSIEFLHALKILDLHSCKRLSSIPKSICKLKYLEELDLSWCPKLENFPEILEPMEHLKSLNLWGTAVTDPARNPVLQYISCSSSEVEHFGK from the exons ATGGATGGTATTGAAGCTAATATCCCCCCTCGTCGAGAAAAAAGACACAAACAGATGGATGGTATTGAAGCTAATATCTCTCCTCGTCGAGAAAAGAGACACAAACAGATGGATGGTATTGAAGCTAATATCCCCCCTGGTCAGGGAAAGTATGATGTGTTTGTCAGTTTCAGAGGTGAGGACACCCGCCGTGGTATTACCAGCCATCTTCATGCTGCCTTACTtcagaagaaaattgaaacctaCATAGATTACAGACTTCAGAAAGGAGAAGAAATCGGACCTGCCCTTCTAGAGGCAATCGAGAAATCCACGCATTCGGTgatcattttctcaaaaaactATGCTTCTTCCACATGGTATTTGGATGAGCTTGTGCATACACTCGAATGCAAGGAAAGATATGGCCAGAAGGTTATACCCGTATTCTATGACATCAATCCATCTGATGTGCGAAAACAACACGGGAGTTATGCGGATGCATTTGCTCAACTTGAAAAACGTTTCAAGGACAGTATTGATAAGGTGCACAAGTGGAGGGTTGCTTTGAAGGCTGCAGCCGATCTGTCTGGGTTTGATTATTCAAACAATCACGG GACGGAGGCAGATCTAATTAAGAATGTTGTTGATCAAATTTGGACAAACTTGAATTGTGAATCATCATGTGATTTAGATGGCCTGGTTGGAATTGAAAGCCGCATTCAGCAAATTGAATTGCGACTGGGCATTGACTCAAAGGACGCTTGCATCACTATAGGTATTTGGGGCATGGGTGGTATTGGCAAGACCACCCTTGCTAAAACTGTATTTCACAAACTCTCTTCTAAATTCGAAGCTTCTTGTTTTCTTAAAAATGTCAGGGAGAAATCAGAACAACCAGATGGACTAGATTGCCTGCAAAAGAAACTTCTAAGTGACATTTTCAAGGGAGAAAGTCTATCCATAGAATCAACTATTGTTCGAAGAAGGCTTAGCCGCACAAAGGTCCTCAttgttattgatgatgtgagtAGTCCAATGCAAATGCAACGTTTAGCTGGTGATCTTCAATGGTATGGCACTGGAAGTAGAATCATTATCACAAGTAGAGATAAGGACACACTTAGACAAATTGTTGAAGAGGAGAATATCTACGAAGTTAAGGTATTAAAATCAGATGACGCTCTTCAGCTCTTCTGTTTGCATGCTTTCAAGAATAACACTACTCGTAGAACAGATTATGAGGAGTTGTCAAAAAAGATCGTGGATTATGCCAGAGGCGTTCCCTTAGATCTTATAGTTCTGGGGTCCTTGTTCTTCAATTGCCAGAGCAAAGAAGACTGGGAAGATGaattcaacaaattgaaacgATTTCCTAGACAAGATATCCAAAAAGTGTTGAGAATAAGTTACAATAGAttggaagaaaatgagaagcAGATATTTCTGGATATAGCATGTTTTCATAAAGGGAAGGAAGTGAATGAGGTAGAACGAATGTTACATGTTCGTGGATTCTTTGCGATATCGGGAATTAGAAATCTCCGTGATAGGtctctcatatcaatttcagACAAATGGGAAAGGAAAGTCATAGAGATGCACGATTCGCTACAAGAAATGGGAAGGACAATTGTTCAGGAACAATGTATTGAAGATCCTGGTAAACGCAGTAGGTTGTTCACGAATGAGGAAATCTATCGTGTATTGAATAGTAACATG GAAAGTCCAATTGTTGAAGCCATATTCCTTAAATGGCATAAGAGTGAAGAGCGACGACCATGGAACTTCAAACTGATGTCAAACCTAAGAATGCTATTTGTGCATAATTCTCAAATAATTGACGTCAAACCCACCGCTTCTGTAGACCTTCCCGATTCTCTTCGCTACCTTGACTGGTTAGGATATCCACTAGAATCTTTGCCGTCAAAATTTTCGCCGGAAAATCTAGTTGAGCTTCATATGCCATGGAGCCGAGTTAAGAAGCTCTGGAAAGAAGACCAG AGACTTGTCAACTTACAAGTGCTCGATCTGCATGGCTCTATAGATCTAACTGAAGTTCCAAATCTCTCTGGAAGTCTAAACATTGTGGACATAAATCTCTCTGGCTGTGGAAGTTTGGTTGAAATTCCAGAGATGCCAGGAAATATTAAATACTTGGATTTATCTTACACTGGTATAAAGGAGTTGCCCCAATCAGTTTGGTCTCACGAAAAAATTTCTTACTTGAATATAAGTCATTGCGGAGACCTTGAGAAACTTCCAAGCAACATGTGTAAGCTGAAATTCTCTGGTTCTTTTAATCTAGATGGCTGCACATCTCTTGCCAAGTTTTCTGAGCTTCCGAGGGATATAACTAAATTATCATTGATTCATTGCCAAAGACTTGTGAGTCTACCAACCAacatttgtaagttgaaatatCTCAAGGAACTCAATCTCTCCGGCTGCtttaaacttgaaaactttccaaagatcttggagccaatggaacatttggagtctttaaatttaagtggaacaaCGGTTCAAGAGCTACACTCATCAATCGAGTTTCTCCATGCTCTCAAAATACTTGATCTACATGGTTGCGAAAGGCTTTCAAGTATTCCAAAGAgcatttgtaagttgaaatatCTTGAGAAACTCGATCTCTCTTGGTGCCCCAAACTTGAAAACTTCCCAGAGATCTTGGAGCCAATGGAACATTTGaagtctttaaatttaagtggaacaaCGATTCAAGAGCTACACTCATCAATCAAGTTTCTCCATGCTCTCAAAATACTTGATCTACATCCTTGCGAAGGGCTTTCAAGTATTCCAAAGAgcatttgtaagttgaaatatCTCGAGAAACTCGATCTCTCTAGGTGCCCCAAACTTGAAAACTTCCCAGAGATCTTGGAGCCAATGGAACATTTGaagtctttaaatttaagtggaacaaCAGTTCAAGAGCTACACTCATCAATCGAGTTTCTCCATGCTCTCAAAATACTTGATCTACATAGTTGCAAAAGGCTTTCAAGCATTCCAAAGAgcatttgtaagttgaaatatCTCGAGGAACTCGATCTCTCTTGGTGCCCCAAACTTGAAAACTTCCCAGAGATCTTGGAGCCAATGGAACATTTGAAGTCTTTAAATTTATGGGGAACAGCGGTCACTGATCCAGCGCGAAACCCCGTGCTCCAATATATTTCATGTTCTTCCAGCGAAGTAGAACATTTCGGTAAGTAG